In Vitis riparia cultivar Riparia Gloire de Montpellier isolate 1030 chromosome 19, EGFV_Vit.rip_1.0, whole genome shotgun sequence, the following proteins share a genomic window:
- the LOC117909252 gene encoding defensin-like protein 1 — MKHLEDLKFKKKKMTKKKEEVMEKKSPLGLTFLLLLLLLMASQETEARLCESQSHWFRGVCVSNHNCAVVCRNEHFVGGRCRGFRRRCFCTRNC, encoded by the exons ATGAAGCATCTCGAAGATCTAAAattcaagaagaagaaaatgacgaagaagaaagaagaagtaATGGAGAAGAAGAGCCCCTTGGGGCTCaccttcctcctcctcctcctcctcctcatgGCCTCTC AAGAGACGGAGGCGAGGCTGTGCGAGTCGCAGAGCCACTGGTTCAGGGGCGTGTGCGTGAGCAACCACAACTGCGCCGTCGTGTGCCGGAACGAGCACTTCGTCGGGGGCCGCTGCCGAGGCTTTCGCCGGAGGTGCTTCTGTACTCGCAACTGTTAA